Sequence from the Heptranchias perlo isolate sHepPer1 chromosome 28, sHepPer1.hap1, whole genome shotgun sequence genome:
atatatgatatatattgTATCATTTGGGATGAAAGTAACTGCATTTATTTTGGGGTCTATATGTGCTTGTGTGGGGTCTCATTTCTGGATCACACTCATACTTTTTTGTAACCATCTCACAGCAGTATTTGTTTATGTGGGAGCATGTTACCTGCTGCCCCCTGAAGATGGTGTGTGGTAAGAGCAGAAAATAGATGGATTTCATATTCaaagaaaatctcccattattTCCACAGTTCTTGCTTCAGCCTCAGCCCTTACccaaaagagcgaggagcagcagGGAAAGTGCAGAGCAGCACTTAGTGAAGGGTGGGAAGTGGCAGCATCGGTGAAAGAGGCACTGGTGTCAATGACACCACGCATACATTTAAATCCGGAAATGCAAATTTCCCACATTCCAGGAGCTGCAGTGACTGTTTAGAGCCTTTCTTtttattcggtcatgggatgtgggcgtcgctggcgaggccaacatttattgcccatccctaattgcccttgagaaggtggtggtgagctgccttcttgaaccgctgcagtccgtctggtgaaggttctcccacagtgctattaggaagggagttccaggattttgacccagcaacgatgaaggaacggcgatatatttccaagtcgggatggtatgtgacttggaggggaacgtgcaggtggtgttgttcccatgcacctactgctcttgtccttctaggtggtaaaggtcgcaggtttgggaggtgctgtcgaagaagccttggcgagttgctgcagtgcatcctgtggatggtacacactgcagccacggtgcgccggtgttgaagggagtgaatgtttagggtggtggatggggtgccaaccaagcgggctgctttgtcctggatggtgtcaagcttcttgagtgttgttggagctgcactcatccaggcaagtggagagtgttccatcacactcctgacttgtgccttgtagatggtggaaaggctttggggaatcaggaggtgagtcactcaccgcagaatacccagcctctgacctgctcttgtagccacagtatttatatggctggtccagttaagtttctggtcaatggtgacccccaggatgttgatggtgggagattcagcgatggtaatgccattgaatgtcaaggggaggtggttagacattctcttgttggagatggtcattgcctggcacttgtctggcgcgaatgttacttgccacttatgagcccaagcctggatgttgtccagatcttgctgcatgcgggctcggactgcttcattatctgaggggttgtcaCGCCATTGTATACacaggggctgaaatcagggaaaaaccccctccggcaaaatgtaaaatacaaatttatgtacctgtaatgaatctgtaatcaatcatctgtattgattgtgatgcaatgaggcaccctagagtgccatggactgtaattatgtacgatgtgtatctgtattgttggaatcatatttgaactgtaccttatgtatcttgcaaattgtataattgtattgtgtatgtttggaatgcaatatgacaactgtattgtatgtattgttgcaaattttatgaataaagtatattttttgaaaaaaaactgatGAGTCAATTCCCCAAGGAGTGGAAAGTTTGAATCCTCTTCTTTAAATGCATGTCACCATGAGTAACGACAATTCCCCTCTCCCTGATTCTGCCATATCTCCCACTTCTCACTCTCTTCACTGCTGCCGATTCCTTCTCTCCAAAATAAGACTCTGAATGGAGTCAAGATAAATCCTATGACAGATAAAATTGTACCTAGGTAAGCATAGCATCATGTGAAAATGATATGTACATTTTTGTGTAGGGGCAACTGGAACCTATGGAAAAAAAACTGAGCATAGCAATAAAAGGTAATTAGCCCCTAGACTGATATATATATGCAAAGCTAGAAAGAGATGATGATATATACTGCTATCTTCATGGGCAAAGACTTGCactggaaaaagttgacatgAGTGCATTTGgacgtaagatttttaatatattatcttacaatctcctgtggcattgcacacagggaatcaagaccaagtgtagtcttcagttgAAGGCTGGTGAGAGGCTAGGGATAATTGGACTAAAGTGCACAGATGTAATTcattcccattttaaagtcttctgtcatttttatatttccattacaaatttgtatgttcacatttataatgcacACTGCCTGTGTAAACGGTCATTACAGggtgataagtttacataggcaattccATTATAATTGAAAAAGATGACTGGATGTTTGTGCAGATGTAAGATTAATATATTAACAGGCATATGCATATAGATAGATTTTATACTTAAACACAcatatttatagttttattataCTCGGTGAACCGAAGAATCTTCCCGCCATGTTTGATAAAAGTTTCAGAGCATATAAAGGACCTTAGAAGATGGTGAGATATAACCACTGAAGTTACTCATTCATCAAGTCCCAAACGCCACTAAACTCAGACCAAGGACTTCAACTCCCACAGAGCCTTGCGCGATCCCCCTCGGAACTCTCGCGAGATTTGATGGGGCGCCTGCACTTCAGCCCGGGAGACCCCGTGTCCTCTCTCTTTTCCTAAGATGGCTCCGAAGGCGAAGAAGGAAGGTGAGCGCCGAGCGGCCAAACCTGCGGCTTTAAACCCGAAAACACCCGGGGGTGGCGCCCGCTTGTGTGTCACGGCTCAACTACAATAAGAGCcgcttttaaaaaaatctttgttgTGGCTGAGCGTTCATTTTTAATTTGAGCTGCGGCCCGGATCCGGCACACGGTAACGTGGtgacggcggggtggggggaggttgagGGCCGGGGCTCGAGTTCTGGGTGTGGGACAGTAACCTGTAGCGATGCGGCCCCGTGTCTGACGGTCAGCATGCAGCCGGCGGTCTGTTGGGCCTCGCGGATCGGGCTGCTTCAAATCCAAACGTTATCGAGCCCGGGTCCACGTTGCTCTGACGGGAACGCCGTgttaactgaaaatgctggaaacgctcagcaagtCGGGCTGCAACCGTGGAGACCGCAGAAACTAAGGTTTTTGGTATAGAGCCTTTAACTGAACTGGGCCCAGTTGTGTGATGTAGAACTCATTGAAGAACCCGGTTGAAGTTAAATTCTGGGGCTGGGCCTCGGGTAATGCAGGTCCCCACTATGGGCCTCGTGTGTAAGTGGATCTTGATTAGTGCCGATCTCCCGCCCTGTAACTAGCAATTTGAAATGCTTTGGTATGAATGTAATGTGATCCTACGGTAATACTGCGTGGATTGTTCGGTGCaagtgtttctgtgtgagtgggATTACTATTAGTTTAGGGATCGTGTCTCGATGAGCTTCAGACCTGTCGTCAAGGGGTTCCCTAGAAACACCAGCAACTGGGTCTGTGAGTTCAGTGTCCAGAACCTGATGCCATCCTGTCGCTTGGCAGTTTTAGTATTCAAAGTGCAATATCTCTGCTCATTTTTAACAGTTAAACAATATAATGTATAGAGGTAGATAATTAGGTCCTGAGGTATTTCCTGGTGCGTTTTAATTGATTGCTAAGATGTTGAAAGTCAAATTGCATGTAACAAACTTTGTATAAGAAATAGGTGTTTGTGTTCTTGCTAAAGTATTTTTGTATGGTATGGGAAGTATAATTGAAGATTACTTTTCCTCTTTAGCTGTCCCTGCCAAGACTGAGGCTAAATCTAAGGCCTTAAAGGCTAAAAAGGCTGTTTTGAAGGGAGTTCATAGTCACAGGCAGAAGAAAATCAGGACAACACCTACCTTCAGGAGACCAAAGACACTCAGGCTGAGAAGGCAACCCAAGTACCCCAGAAAGAGTGCTCCCAGGAGGAACAAGTATGTCTTCAAACtgcttaaaattttaaaataaactttagtTAATTTTATTGTATTGACTGTTAAGCATTTTTTGTAGTGGAGAGGGTGACACTCCCAATTTATTTTCAGGATGCTTGACATATTTGATAGTTCAGTGGAAAAGCAGATGTACAATAGAAAAATTGATTCATGGCAAGGCAGAGGTACTTCATCTCAAAATATATGATTCTCAACTACATGTTGAGTGGAATTCTCTTTCTTGCAAACCCTGAAGACAGCAGCTCATGATGGAGTGTGGTTCTGTGGCATTTCCATTATGGATTGCTAGAAAGATAGCAGCGGATGTTCTCATACCTCTTCAATCTACGGGCATTGAGGCCAGTTATAGTGCCCCCAAGTGCAGTTCCAGTTAAGATTccctaactcagcactgacccaGGATCAAATTTGGGCACTTTCATGGGCTTCCATTGTGATGCTGTGCTTTGTTTATACTGCATTTATTCACTGAGCCATTAGTGTTCTCTGGTCATCTGTTTCAAAGCTTGGAATAGTAAGATGTTGGTAGCTTTAAGCTGTTCTGTTTTGCATTTAGACTTCTGTATCTTCTTACAACTTTCATGTCTAGATGTCAATGCTTTTGACTGGAGGGAAAAAATGGAAAAGTCATGAGAGTCCATTAACTCATCCCCACGTGTTAAGAATCTGTAGGAACATATCTGGTGCAAATGATGTCTTTTAGCGATCAAAGCATGAGAATTTATGATTATCACAATTTTATACTGATGCACCATAACCTGTAGATATAGGCAATGTAGTTTAATATTGCTACTTAGTAATATCTCCTGAAATGTTGAGTTCCCTTTTCCCAATAGAGGTTTGTCTGCCTTTTTATGAAccacattttaaaattcaaaattttcTGCATTTATTCAGGTTGGACCATTATGCTATCATTAAGTTCCCTCTGACCACTGAGTCTGCTATGAAGAAAATTGAGGACAACAATACTCTGGTTTTCATTGTTGACATCAAGGCCAATAAGCACCAGATCAAACAGGCTGTAAAGAAACTGTATGATATTGATGTAGCTAAAGTCAACACTCTTATCAGGTGAGCAATGGAACTCTGAAATTAAATATTGAATGTCTAAGTGCCGATCTGTCTTAAAAACAACACATGGAAAATATAGTTCCAAATACATCTCAAACTTGAGAATGTATAACTGAGTCCATGAGAGTTTAGAAGATGGTCTTAAATTGAGGGGAAACGATGGATGACAGTATAGCTTAGGTCAGTGGATGCTTGTAATAAGGCATTTACGCCCCATATTTAGCAGGTTTTCTGTTTAATGTCCATTTGAGCTTCCAGCTTACCTGCGTGGAATGTTTGGTAGTGTTGCCTCTGGGCTTTTAGTAAAGTGTGCCTGTGAAATTTTTATGCTTTGTCCATTTGAACTTCAAAATGGTGCAGTTGGAATTAAAGAACATTTTGAGCTGTAACACTAAGCTAGTTGCCAGTTTGGTGACAACGCTGCTGTTAGTGTTCCTCATAAGATGAGAATGCTATTCAGAGGCTGTGCTCTCCTGGCTTCAATGCAGTAAATGAGTAACCTATTAAAATACTGTAGAACAATTGGTTGTGTGTTGCCCCCCCTTTGGGAGAGACATGTCACTCGACAGCTGTCAGGGTTGAAATTGGGAGCTCGTATGGTGATTTGAAATGGCCTTTGACTGTTTAGTAACAATGTAATCATACTTTGGGGGTTGTAATATATAAAGTAATGGCCAAAGTTGGAGAACATGCTTAAAGGAATGTGTAAATTTCAAGAAAGTATTGCTTT
This genomic interval carries:
- the rpl23a gene encoding 60S ribosomal protein L23a, with product MAPKAKKEAVPAKTEAKSKALKAKKAVLKGVHSHRQKKIRTTPTFRRPKTLRLRRQPKYPRKSAPRRNKLDHYAIIKFPLTTESAMKKIEDNNTLVFIVDIKANKHQIKQAVKKLYDIDVAKVNTLIRPDGEKKAYVRLAPDYDALDVANKIGII